One region of uncultured Sulfurimonas sp. genomic DNA includes:
- a CDS encoding nucleoside-diphosphate sugar epimerase/dehydratase, whose product MSIDKRILNFIVIIVLSVITFSWTFFIFHQEVIWEVIVFVIFSRVFASIFIFKDYSLSWSKATTRTFLIKTVVYFVAFLVYAPFLYAKVRFALLASEAAFYLLAINLLMYAYHYVINRNKILKNKTVVIYGAGKAGIKLEEEFRNSEFKVKYFVDDDKILQNRSIDSVKIISKKELKRLSEKENKFDLLVVAMPSADKARVKEIYENLSTYFTTIKILPSLDHILQEKDFSKQLKDISVEDLLARHPKDLDKKQIENFVKNKIILITGAGGSIGSEISRQCADFGAKELILVDHSEFNLYQIAEELCRVKSKLVMQSVSNFDLLDATFQKYKPDIVIHAAAYKHVPLVEDNIDEAIINNVLGTKNSIDCAIKHGVKKFVLISTDKAVRPTNVMGTTKRICELYAQNVISLEDAKSNITEIVAVRFGNVLGSSGSVIPKFKSQIEAGKNITVTHPEITRYFMLIPEACELVLQAGSIAKGGEIFILDMGEPIKIIDLAKKMIELSGRDEIKIEFSGLRPGEKLYEELLIDDSDMKTEYDSITVAGRTQYNIDKLNKDIEELLLSKDKITKLKEIVPEFEHKLNL is encoded by the coding sequence GTGAGTATAGATAAGAGAATTCTTAATTTTATAGTTATTATAGTTTTGAGTGTTATCACTTTTTCTTGGACTTTTTTTATTTTTCATCAAGAAGTTATATGGGAAGTGATTGTTTTTGTTATCTTCAGTAGAGTCTTTGCATCTATTTTTATATTTAAAGATTACAGTCTAAGTTGGAGCAAGGCGACTACTCGAACTTTTCTAATCAAAACAGTTGTATATTTTGTGGCATTTTTAGTATATGCTCCCTTTTTATACGCCAAAGTTCGTTTTGCTTTATTGGCTTCAGAAGCCGCTTTTTACCTCTTAGCAATAAACTTGTTAATGTATGCCTACCACTATGTTATCAATCGAAATAAAATTTTAAAAAATAAAACTGTTGTTATTTATGGTGCTGGTAAAGCTGGTATCAAGCTTGAAGAAGAGTTTAGAAATAGTGAGTTTAAAGTAAAATATTTTGTAGATGATGACAAAATTTTGCAAAATAGAAGCATTGATAGTGTTAAAATTATTTCAAAAAAAGAGTTGAAGCGTTTATCTGAAAAAGAAAATAAGTTTGATTTACTTGTTGTTGCAATGCCAAGTGCTGATAAAGCAAGAGTAAAAGAGATTTATGAGAATTTAAGCACTTATTTTACAACTATAAAAATTTTACCTTCGTTAGATCATATTTTACAAGAGAAAGATTTTTCAAAACAGCTTAAAGATATCTCTGTTGAAGATTTACTAGCTCGTCATCCAAAAGATTTAGATAAAAAACAAATAGAGAATTTTGTAAAAAACAAGATTATACTTATAACAGGAGCTGGTGGAAGTATAGGAAGTGAAATCAGTCGTCAATGTGCAGATTTTGGAGCAAAAGAGCTTATCTTGGTAGATCATAGTGAGTTTAATCTTTATCAAATAGCAGAGGAGTTATGCAGAGTTAAATCAAAACTTGTGATGCAATCTGTTTCAAATTTTGACCTACTAGATGCAACTTTTCAAAAATATAAACCAGATATTGTAATTCATGCAGCAGCTTATAAGCATGTCCCTCTTGTGGAAGATAACATTGATGAAGCTATCATCAATAATGTACTTGGAACTAAAAACTCGATAGATTGTGCTATAAAACATGGTGTGAAAAAATTTGTTTTAATCTCTACAGACAAAGCTGTTCGTCCAACAAATGTGATGGGAACTACAAAACGCATCTGTGAACTTTATGCTCAAAATGTGATTTCTTTAGAAGATGCAAAATCAAATATTACAGAAATAGTAGCAGTTCGATTTGGAAATGTTCTAGGAAGTAGCGGAAGCGTTATACCAAAATTCAAATCTCAAATAGAAGCAGGAAAAAACATAACAGTAACGCATCCAGAGATTACAAGGTACTTTATGCTTATACCAGAAGCTTGTGAACTTGTGCTTCAAGCTGGAAGTATTGCAAAAGGCGGAGAGATATTTATACTCGATATGGGTGAGCCTATAAAAATTATTGATCTAGCAAAGAAGATGATTGAACTAAGCGGTAGAGATGAAATCAAAATTGAGTTTAGTGGGCTTCGTCCTGGTGAAAAACTTTATGAAGAGCTGTTGATTGATGATAGTGATATGAAAACAGAGTATGATTCTATTACAGTAGCTGGTCGTACACAATACAATATAGATAAATTAAATAAAGATATTGAAGAGTTGCTACTCTCAAAAGATAAAATAACAAAATTAAAAGAGATAGTTCCAGAATTTGAGCATAAACTAAATCTATAG
- a CDS encoding response regulator has translation MNNMLKNFTILYVEDDEMVRKSAVEYLERVAKKVLQAKDGKEAINVWKKHKPDIIITDISMPRLNGIDMASYIRAHDKDVQIIIATAHSDIDYLLKAVELQLVKYIIKPITKEKLLGALEKSMELIEDKSKFNLALSPTAKYNAYEKVIYNNNEEVKLTKNETLFLDLLAHHHTRVVKYEEIEHAIWAYEGMSQDAIRSLVRGLRKKVPQDCIENISGTGYKLHTL, from the coding sequence ATGAATAATATGTTAAAAAACTTTACTATTTTGTATGTTGAAGACGATGAGATGGTTCGCAAAAGTGCTGTTGAATATTTAGAACGTGTAGCCAAAAAAGTTCTTCAAGCAAAAGATGGAAAAGAAGCAATAAACGTATGGAAAAAACATAAACCTGACATAATCATAACAGATATAAGTATGCCTCGTCTAAATGGCATTGATATGGCAAGTTACATTCGAGCACATGATAAAGATGTTCAAATCATTATAGCTACAGCTCACTCAGATATAGATTATCTTCTAAAAGCAGTTGAACTTCAACTTGTAAAATACATCATAAAACCTATAACAAAAGAAAAACTCCTAGGCGCACTAGAAAAATCTATGGAACTCATAGAAGATAAAAGCAAGTTCAATCTTGCACTCTCTCCTACAGCCAAATATAATGCTTATGAAAAAGTGATTTACAACAACAATGAAGAGGTTAAACTAACAAAAAATGAGACTCTATTTCTTGATCTTCTTGCCCATCATCACACAAGAGTTGTAAAGTATGAAGAGATTGAACACGCTATTTGGGCTTATGAAGGAATGAGCCAAGATGCAATCCGCTCACTTGTTCGTGGACTAAGAAAAAAAGTTCCTCAAGATTGTATAGAAAATATTTCTGGAACTGGGTATAAACTTCATACCCTATAG
- a CDS encoding DoxX family protein: MFQNIDIAKLIIRLNLGIMMLFHGIDKIVNGIGGVKFLTTKAGLPEFLAYGVYIGEVVVPIFIILGLYARVASVVLALNMFMAIFLAHRGDLFMLGKHGAPAIELPLFYLVLSIVVFLLGSGRYAVNSK; encoded by the coding sequence ATGTTTCAAAATATTGATATAGCAAAACTTATCATTAGACTTAATCTTGGCATTATGATGCTTTTTCATGGAATAGATAAAATCGTAAATGGTATTGGTGGTGTTAAGTTTTTAACTACAAAAGCAGGACTTCCAGAGTTCTTAGCTTATGGTGTTTATATAGGTGAAGTTGTTGTTCCTATATTTATTATACTTGGATTGTATGCAAGAGTGGCATCTGTAGTTTTGGCTTTAAATATGTTTATGGCTATATTTTTAGCTCATAGAGGAGATTTGTTCATGCTAGGTAAACATGGCGCTCCAGCTATAGAGCTTCCTCTCTTTTATCTAGTACTTTCAATCGTTGTGTTTTTACTTGGTAGTGGAAGATACGCTGTTAATTCAAAATAA
- a CDS encoding CDP-alcohol phosphatidyltransferase family protein, producing the protein MKFLYQASSHFNLANLFTFVNITAGLLATYFITQNNFVLAIILAWIGGAFDIFDGKIARKYKLSNEFGVQLDSFADFLSFVLVPVFLIFQAVYATSLSGISILIASVVSIYYVISGLRRLIHFNLNTDAGEVDKFFTGVPTPLGAILLWLVYLCHAYEIIPAMAVIVLMTIIGWSLNSKVKVPHP; encoded by the coding sequence ATGAAATTTTTATACCAAGCATCATCACATTTTAATTTAGCAAATCTATTTACATTTGTAAATATCACAGCAGGTCTTCTTGCTACTTATTTTATCACTCAAAACAACTTTGTTTTAGCTATTATCCTTGCATGGATTGGCGGTGCATTTGATATTTTTGATGGAAAGATTGCTAGAAAATATAAACTTTCAAATGAATTTGGTGTTCAACTAGATAGCTTTGCAGATTTTTTAAGCTTCGTTCTTGTGCCTGTGTTTTTAATATTTCAAGCAGTTTATGCCACTTCACTCTCTGGCATCTCAATCTTGATTGCATCTGTAGTAAGCATCTATTATGTTATCTCAGGTTTAAGAAGACTTATACACTTTAATCTAAACACAGATGCAGGAGAAGTAGATAAGTTTTTCACAGGTGTTCCAACTCCCCTTGGTGCTATTTTATTGTGGTTAGTTTATCTTTGTCACGCTTATGAAATCATACCTGCAATGGCAGTAATAGTTTTGATGACAATCATAGGATGGAGCTTAAACTCTAAAGTAAAAGTTCCTCACCCTTAA
- a CDS encoding porin produces the protein MIDAIYLAQVNDTTNVKAPIVMEKKVTEIEQSGIIHSKVAGRFDAVKELPKEANSFNEMFDYADAFGKFRLSYIDSAHKISALPSKTQKHATAFGGEFGFDTAELNGFKAHFVAYVSQSVDFVNPDKEDLNEDFFAKDLNSFAYIAEASIDYNSDLFQTKIGRIKAETPFANSDDIRMAANTFEGAWANIDYTKSLKTQLFYFNRWAGYDSQDEGAKTYQNEFKDLVSSESFGMAGASLTYEYAKNSEATFWYNHIDKQASIAYGEIIGIYFIDGEDVHLDYGFQATNIQELDNSNIAGNVFGAMSIFHYNGVFLGGAYNIALSDKDEFITNGFGGGPYYTSLDEATISAISESAATSGLQTKDNNNEAFRIGVGYEFQNQLLDGLVFELVYGELYNGLGRITERNAIVTYDITDRWYLEAIYTDYKSSCNNNTFDRSLARLEYKF, from the coding sequence ATGATAGATGCAATTTATTTAGCACAAGTTAATGATACTACAAATGTAAAAGCTCCAATTGTAATGGAAAAAAAAGTAACTGAGATAGAACAAAGTGGTATTATCCACTCAAAAGTAGCAGGAAGATTTGATGCTGTAAAAGAACTTCCAAAAGAAGCAAATAGTTTTAACGAAATGTTTGATTATGCAGATGCTTTTGGTAAGTTTAGACTCTCTTATATAGATAGTGCACATAAAATTAGCGCACTGCCAAGTAAAACTCAAAAACATGCCACAGCTTTTGGTGGTGAGTTTGGTTTTGATACAGCTGAACTTAATGGTTTTAAAGCTCATTTTGTAGCTTATGTATCACAAAGTGTAGATTTTGTTAATCCAGATAAAGAGGACTTAAACGAAGATTTTTTTGCTAAAGATTTAAACTCATTTGCATATATTGCAGAAGCTAGTATTGACTATAATAGTGATTTATTTCAAACTAAAATAGGGCGGATTAAAGCTGAAACGCCTTTTGCAAATAGTGATGATATAAGAATGGCTGCAAACACATTTGAGGGAGCATGGGCAAATATAGACTATACAAAAAGCTTAAAAACTCAACTCTTTTATTTTAATAGATGGGCTGGTTATGACTCTCAAGATGAAGGTGCAAAAACGTATCAAAATGAGTTTAAAGACTTAGTATCTTCGGAGAGTTTTGGTATGGCTGGAGCATCTTTGACTTACGAGTATGCAAAAAATAGTGAGGCAACTTTTTGGTATAACCATATAGACAAACAAGCCTCAATAGCTTATGGCGAAATTATAGGTATATATTTTATCGATGGAGAGGATGTTCACTTGGACTACGGTTTTCAAGCTACAAATATACAAGAATTAGATAACTCTAATATAGCAGGAAATGTTTTTGGTGCTATGTCTATTTTTCATTATAATGGAGTATTTTTGGGTGGAGCGTACAATATAGCTCTTAGTGATAAAGATGAGTTTATTACTAATGGTTTTGGTGGTGGACCTTACTACACTTCACTTGATGAAGCTACTATTTCGGCTATATCAGAATCAGCTGCTACTTCAGGATTGCAAACAAAAGATAATAATAACGAAGCATTTAGAATTGGAGTAGGTTATGAGTTTCAAAACCAACTCTTAGATGGTTTAGTTTTTGAGCTTGTTTATGGCGAGCTATATAATGGACTAGGTAGAATTACAGAAAGAAATGCGATAGTAACTTACGATATTACAGATAGATGGTATTTAGAAGCTATATATACTGATTATAAATCTTCTTGTAATAATAATACATTTGATAGATCCTTGGCAAGATTAGAATATAAGTTTTAA
- a CDS encoding FeoA family protein produces MKTLKDCKKACRVKVIKLHAQTDLKQRLISFGIMKEAVIEVLEHAPAKSTIEIKVGKMRIALRAEEAQLVEVQKI; encoded by the coding sequence ATGAAAACATTAAAAGATTGTAAAAAAGCTTGTAGAGTAAAAGTTATAAAGCTTCATGCTCAAACAGATTTAAAACAGAGACTTATCTCTTTTGGTATTATGAAAGAAGCAGTTATTGAAGTACTAGAACATGCTCCTGCAAAAAGTACTATAGAGATAAAAGTAGGTAAGATGCGAATAGCACTCAGAGCAGAAGAAGCTCAGCTTGTAGAGGTACAAAAGATATGA
- the feoB gene encoding ferrous iron transport protein B, with protein sequence MNQMQDKTCPIIANHIKIALVGQPNVGKSMLINSVSNAHLHVGNFSGVTVDKTEVLFDYKDYHFTVVDLPGTYAFTDYTIEERVTHDYLCAESYDLIINVVDSTNLEKNLQLTSELMSMSKSIVIALNMSDEAQKEGMNIDASYMSELLGIPCVKVSAVTKMGIEELLDAVVYVSSQETQESKLIFSEPVEEEISTIVNYLTKHKYNAVNSYRNVAINLLKNNKKTYAKLHDNPIWTELQPILIDASKHVELHHDSDDIKEAFAEEYGAFNRGIIAEVLTQEVVKEKKSTTQKIDDILIHPLFGIPIFLFFMWGLFQLTFEIGSIPMDWIDAFFGWFGDTVGATIANEDVRSLIVDGVIAGVGAVVLFVPNIIILFIGIALLESTGYMSRVAFLLDGFFHKFGLHGQSFIPLVTGFGCSIPAYMSARILKNDRDRLLTLFIIGFMSCGARLPVYVLFAGAFFSADMAGNILFAIYITGAIIGLIAAKVLKLTAFKGADEPFVMEMPKYRLPSAKLIWHTVATKTMMYLKKAGTFIAAASMLIWFFSNYPHNSILEKEYETKIEMATSQEEKIALSNKLAEAHLQQSYLGQIGKFSEPIFEPLGFDWKMSVALQTGLAAKEVVVSTLGVLYALGDDVDEENSSLVDAISKNISLASAVAFIVVIMIYLPCLAASIVFTREAGGIKYFFYLLTFTSVVAYSLAFVAYNVTLMLTS encoded by the coding sequence ATGAATCAGATGCAAGATAAAACTTGTCCAATAATAGCTAACCATATAAAAATAGCTCTTGTTGGACAACCAAATGTTGGTAAGAGTATGCTTATTAACTCCGTATCAAATGCGCATCTTCATGTTGGAAATTTTTCTGGTGTTACAGTTGATAAAACAGAGGTCTTGTTTGATTATAAGGATTATCATTTTACAGTTGTAGATTTACCTGGAACTTACGCTTTTACAGACTATACTATAGAAGAAAGAGTTACTCATGATTATCTTTGTGCTGAGAGTTATGACCTTATAATAAACGTAGTTGATTCTACAAACTTGGAGAAAAATCTTCAACTTACTTCTGAGTTGATGAGTATGAGCAAAAGTATCGTTATAGCTTTAAATATGAGTGATGAGGCTCAAAAAGAGGGTATGAATATAGATGCTTCTTATATGTCAGAACTTCTTGGCATCCCTTGTGTAAAGGTTTCAGCTGTTACAAAAATGGGGATAGAAGAACTTTTAGATGCTGTTGTATATGTAAGTTCACAAGAGACTCAAGAGTCAAAACTTATATTTAGTGAGCCTGTAGAAGAAGAGATTTCAACTATAGTTAACTACTTAACAAAACATAAATACAATGCAGTAAATTCATACAGAAATGTAGCTATAAATCTACTAAAAAATAACAAAAAAACCTATGCAAAACTTCATGATAATCCAATATGGACGGAGTTACAACCAATACTAATAGATGCATCTAAGCACGTAGAACTTCATCATGATAGTGATGATATAAAAGAGGCTTTTGCGGAAGAGTATGGAGCATTTAATAGAGGTATAATTGCTGAGGTTTTAACTCAAGAAGTCGTTAAAGAAAAAAAGAGTACAACTCAAAAAATAGATGATATCTTGATTCATCCACTATTTGGTATTCCAATATTTTTATTTTTTATGTGGGGACTTTTTCAATTAACTTTTGAGATAGGCTCTATTCCTATGGACTGGATAGATGCATTTTTTGGGTGGTTTGGAGACACAGTTGGTGCTACAATAGCAAATGAGGATGTTCGCTCGCTTATAGTAGATGGAGTTATAGCAGGTGTAGGTGCAGTTGTTCTTTTTGTTCCAAATATCATTATTCTTTTTATAGGAATAGCTCTCTTGGAGAGTACTGGTTATATGTCAAGGGTTGCTTTTTTGCTTGATGGGTTTTTTCATAAATTTGGACTTCATGGACAATCTTTCATCCCTCTAGTGACAGGTTTTGGTTGTTCTATTCCTGCTTATATGAGTGCAAGAATTCTTAAAAATGATCGTGATAGATTGTTAACACTTTTTATTATTGGTTTTATGAGTTGTGGTGCTAGGCTTCCTGTTTATGTTCTTTTTGCAGGTGCATTTTTTTCTGCTGATATGGCAGGAAATATCCTTTTTGCTATCTATATTACTGGAGCAATAATTGGACTTATCGCTGCTAAAGTTCTTAAATTAACAGCATTTAAAGGTGCAGATGAGCCATTTGTTATGGAGATGCCAAAGTATAGACTTCCATCTGCTAAACTTATATGGCATACAGTTGCAACTAAGACTATGATGTATCTTAAAAAAGCTGGTACATTTATAGCGGCTGCATCTATGTTAATCTGGTTTTTTAGTAACTATCCGCATAACTCAATCTTAGAAAAAGAGTATGAAACAAAAATCGAGATGGCTACATCTCAAGAAGAAAAAATAGCTCTTTCAAATAAGTTGGCTGAGGCTCATTTACAACAGAGCTATTTAGGACAAATAGGTAAATTTTCTGAACCTATATTTGAGCCTCTAGGTTTTGACTGGAAGATGAGCGTAGCACTTCAAACAGGTCTAGCTGCTAAAGAGGTAGTTGTCTCAACTTTGGGTGTTTTATATGCTTTAGGTGATGATGTAGATGAAGAAAACAGTTCTTTAGTAGATGCAATAAGTAAAAATATATCTTTAGCATCTGCTGTGGCATTTATAGTTGTTATTATGATATATCTTCCATGTTTAGCAGCATCTATAGTCTTTACTCGTGAAGCTGGTGGTATCAAGTACTTTTTTTATCTTTTAACATTTACTTCAGTTGTTGCGTATTCTCTAGCATTTGTAGCCTACAATGTAACTTTGATGTTAACATCATAA
- a CDS encoding response regulator transcription factor produces the protein MKKILMIEDDLELAEILTEYLEQFKFEVITEDDPFKAVSILKLEPFDLVILDLTLPGMDGLEVCESIRERQDIPIIISSARSDVTDKIKALELGADDYLPKPYDPRELEARIHSVLRRYAAKSEAKEESKSDFKCDTSSMMITYKNRNIDLTNAEFGILAYMIAKQGLVVSREDLIHNVNAINEDSSNKSIDVMVGRIRNKLGDKTLIESVRGVGYKLLK, from the coding sequence ATGAAAAAAATATTGATGATTGAAGATGACTTAGAGCTAGCGGAGATATTAACAGAGTATCTTGAGCAGTTTAAGTTTGAGGTTATTACAGAAGATGACCCTTTTAAAGCGGTAAGTATATTAAAATTAGAGCCTTTTGATTTAGTAATACTAGATCTTACGCTTCCAGGAATGGATGGACTTGAAGTTTGTGAGTCTATTCGAGAGAGACAAGATATCCCTATAATTATATCTTCGGCAAGAAGTGATGTTACAGATAAAATAAAAGCACTAGAACTTGGTGCTGATGACTATCTTCCAAAACCTTATGATCCAAGAGAACTTGAAGCTAGGATACACTCCGTTCTTAGACGTTATGCGGCAAAATCAGAAGCAAAAGAAGAGTCTAAAAGTGACTTTAAATGTGATACTTCATCAATGATGATTACATATAAAAATAGAAATATTGACCTAACAAACGCAGAGTTTGGCATCTTGGCTTATATGATAGCAAAACAAGGACTTGTGGTTTCTCGTGAGGATTTAATTCATAACGTAAATGCTATAAATGAAGACTCATCAAACAAAAGTATAGATGTAATGGTAGGAAGAATTAGAAATAAATTAGGCGATAAAACTCTTATAGAGTCTGTTCGTGGTGTTGGATACAAACTACTCAAATAA
- a CDS encoding ArsS family sensor histidine kinase — protein MKKHAVLITVLFALGVTLISVSAVFWEFYKLNKHQYIEHIFSKHETITQIYREHLQKKTSQIMLEANLAVYKFLIEKDEKEQEKIKKIGKLLKQSTFTSVDEAIMLNNQGIYTQKVVRDLRISMFELRKTIYFYLESPIGSVLIEDEELKPYTYYSIAYSYMTIILIISISFVLILQRLRPLIRLRRKIALFGNGDMGISFKTSGSDEIALVSNELESTREKINSLLDSRTLFLRNIMHELKTPIAKGTIATQMLPTQKQRDRFCSIFGRLESLVEEFALIEEVTSINNKSDFKKYRLIDIIDGAVDMAMVDRSRVSINVDAKVKLTVNYRLYTTAIKNMIDNGIKYSPDAHVKILIINEELCFESRGDCIAHPLQYYIEPFTKENPSKNSFGLGLYLVDSILKAHDQVLAHEYDNGVNRFIFA, from the coding sequence ATGAAAAAACACGCCGTTCTCATAACTGTACTTTTTGCGCTTGGAGTTACGCTTATAAGTGTAAGTGCAGTTTTTTGGGAATTTTACAAATTAAATAAACATCAATATATAGAACACATTTTCTCAAAACATGAAACTATAACTCAAATATACAGAGAGCATCTACAGAAAAAAACTTCACAAATTATGCTTGAAGCAAACTTAGCAGTATATAAATTTTTAATTGAAAAAGATGAAAAAGAGCAAGAAAAGATTAAAAAAATTGGAAAGCTTTTAAAACAGAGTACTTTTACTAGTGTTGATGAAGCCATTATGCTTAATAATCAGGGAATTTATACTCAAAAAGTTGTTCGCGATTTAAGAATATCTATGTTTGAGTTACGCAAAACTATCTACTTTTATCTTGAGTCTCCAATAGGTTCGGTTTTGATTGAAGATGAGGAGTTAAAACCATATACATACTATTCTATAGCCTATTCTTATATGACTATAATTCTTATTATATCCATCTCTTTTGTTTTGATTCTTCAAAGACTTAGACCTCTTATACGCCTAAGAAGAAAGATTGCTCTTTTTGGAAATGGAGATATGGGAATATCATTTAAAACTTCAGGAAGCGATGAGATAGCTTTGGTTTCAAATGAACTTGAGTCAACAAGAGAAAAAATAAACTCTCTTTTGGATTCAAGAACTCTTTTTCTAAGAAACATTATGCATGAGCTAAAGACTCCAATAGCAAAGGGAACAATAGCTACACAGATGCTACCAACTCAAAAACAAAGAGATAGGTTTTGCTCTATTTTTGGTCGTTTAGAGTCACTTGTAGAAGAGTTTGCACTTATAGAAGAGGTAACAAGCATAAACAATAAGAGTGATTTTAAAAAATATAGACTTATAGATATAATAGATGGTGCTGTTGATATGGCAATGGTTGATAGAAGCCGTGTTAGTATAAATGTAGATGCTAAAGTAAAATTAACAGTTAATTATAGACTCTATACTACCGCTATTAAAAATATGATTGACAATGGTATTAAGTACTCCCCAGACGCTCATGTAAAAATTTTAATTATAAATGAAGAGTTATGTTTTGAGAGTAGGGGCGATTGTATAGCGCATCCATTACAATACTATATAGAACCTTTTACAAAAGAAAATCCATCAAAAAATAGTTTTGGATTAGGTCTGTATTTAGTTGACTCTATCTTAAAAGCTCATGATCAAGTTCTAGCTCATGAGTATGATAATGGTGTAAATCGTTTTATATTTGCATAA
- the mltF gene encoding membrane-bound lytic murein transglycosylase MltF, with protein MNSFDKNIKVLLGIFFAFSFFTFGWLSHSAYKPGKKVEKPSVLTEIKKSKNLNVVLLNAPSTYYIGPDGAQGFEYDLLYAYAQHLGVSLNITTATTIKEAIEFSKLPHIHITSASLAKTKKREKVFNFGPSYFEVQEQVICNRGMLTKGNFPRDIEDLSGLRISVGEGTSYCETIKSLQKDGYDINATFDSELSTEELLEQVASHKIDCTIADSNVYALNQRYFPRIALSFAISEREQLAWVLAKNSKELEADMYSWFNSFNQSGKLTQLKDHYYSYVFFFDYYNNKMFYKRVKSRLPKYKKYFEKYAKIYNIPWTLLAAQSYQESHWNPKAKSFTGVRGLMMLTLRTAKILGVKNRLNPEQSIKGGTRHLNQMLKNVPKEVEGEDRLKFALAAYNIGMGHIKDAQTLAKKMGLNQNIWSDLKIVLPLLSQKRYYQTLKHGYARGSEPVRYVDSIYDYRDILQNISEESKQETANK; from the coding sequence ATGAATAGTTTTGATAAAAATATAAAAGTTCTGCTTGGAATTTTTTTCGCTTTTTCTTTTTTTACTTTTGGTTGGTTAAGTCATTCGGCATATAAGCCTGGGAAAAAAGTTGAAAAACCATCTGTTTTAACTGAGATAAAAAAAAGTAAAAATCTTAATGTTGTTTTATTAAACGCACCCTCTACTTACTATATTGGACCTGATGGGGCTCAGGGTTTTGAGTATGATTTACTCTATGCTTATGCACAGCATCTAGGGGTAAGTCTAAATATTACAACAGCAACTACCATTAAAGAAGCTATAGAATTTTCTAAATTACCACATATTCACATAACTTCAGCATCTTTGGCAAAAACAAAAAAACGTGAAAAGGTTTTTAATTTTGGACCATCATATTTTGAAGTTCAAGAACAAGTTATATGTAATCGTGGGATGCTAACAAAAGGAAATTTTCCAAGAGATATAGAAGATTTGAGTGGACTTCGTATATCAGTTGGAGAGGGTACAAGTTATTGTGAAACTATCAAGTCTTTGCAAAAAGATGGTTATGATATAAATGCTACTTTTGATTCAGAACTCTCAACCGAGGAGTTACTAGAACAAGTTGCATCTCATAAAATAGACTGTACCATTGCAGATTCAAATGTATATGCACTAAATCAAAGATATTTTCCTCGCATTGCACTCTCTTTTGCCATTAGTGAAAGAGAGCAGTTAGCTTGGGTTTTAGCAAAAAATTCTAAAGAGTTAGAAGCCGATATGTACTCTTGGTTCAATAGTTTTAATCAAAGTGGTAAGCTTACACAATTAAAAGATCATTATTATAGTTATGTGTTTTTCTTTGATTACTACAACAACAAGATGTTTTATAAACGAGTAAAATCAAGACTTCCAAAATATAAAAAATATTTTGAAAAATATGCAAAAATTTATAACATCCCATGGACTCTTTTGGCAGCACAATCTTATCAAGAATCACACTGGAATCCAAAGGCAAAAAGCTTTACAGGAGTTAGGGGACTTATGATGTTAACTCTTCGTACAGCAAAAATTTTAGGTGTAAAAAATCGTTTAAATCCTGAACAAAGCATAAAAGGTGGAACGAGGCATTTAAATCAGATGCTTAAAAATGTACCTAAAGAAGTTGAGGGAGAAGATCGTTTAAAGTTCGCTCTTGCAGCATACAATATTGGTATGGGTCATATAAAAGATGCACAAACTTTGGCTAAAAAAATGGGCTTAAATCAAAATATTTGGAGTGATTTAAAAATAGTTCTGCCACTCCTTTCACAAAAAAGATATTATCAAACACTAAAACATGGTTATGCAAGAGGAAGTGAGCCTGTTAGATATGTTGATTCTATATATGATTACAGAGATATTTTACAAAATATTAGTGAAGAAAGTAAACAAGAAACAGCAAATAAGTAA